TTCTTTGCTATTCATGTGTTCTTCTTACCAGCTGCATTGTTTGGGTTAATGGCTGCTCACTTCATGATGATTCGTAAACAAGGTATCTCAGGACCACTATAAAAATAGTACTTTATGTTATTTATACGATTTAATCATAGGGTTAAAGGAGGGGGATTGCTCAATGCATCACGGTAAAGGTATGAAGTTCGTAGGCGACTCTCGTGTCTCTGCAGAACGAAAACCTAATGTTCCGAAGGATTATTCGGAGTACCCTGGTAAAACGGAAGCGTTTTGGCCAAACTTTCTTTTAAAAGAATGGATGGTTGGGGCAGTTTTCTTAGTTGGTTATTTATGTTTAACGATTGCTCATCCTTCACCGCTTGAACGGATAGCAGATCCAACAGATACAGGTTACATTCCGTTACCAGACTGGTATTTCTTATTTCTGTATCAATTATTAAAGTATTCTTATGCTTCAGGTCCATACACCATTATCGGTGCCATGGTTATTCCTGGCTTGGCATTTGGAGGATTGTTGCTTGCACCATTCATTGATCGTGGACCACAGCGTCGACCATCAAAGCGTCCATTAGCAACAGGCTTTATGTTACTTGCATTAGCGTCTATTTTCTATCTAACTTGGGAATCGGTTGCAACTCATGACTGGGACGCTGCAAAAGCGCAAGGTCAAATTGTAGCTGAAGCTGAGTTTGATAAAGAATCAGATGGCTACAAAGTTTATCAAGATCAAGGCTGTATCAATTGTCATGGTGACAATTTGCAGGGTGGAGCAGGAGCGCCTGCGCTAGTCGACAACGGACTTGCACCGGATAAAATCGCAAATATTGCGAAAAATGGTCAAAATGCAATGCCACCAGGCATGTTTAAGGGAACTGATGAAGAACTTAAACAGCTTACTGAGTTTATTTCCAGTGTAAAAAGTAAATAAGTAATAAAGGCTGACGAATTTTTCGTCAGCTTTTTTTATAGCTAAATAGTATTATGTGTAAGATAATCTATATAAATATATTATTTTCAGGTGGTGCTCCATGGCGTTTATTTATGCAGTATTAGCAAATCGAAAAATATTATGGTTACTTTTAATAATTAACATTATTGGAACCATTTATGGTTATATTTGGTATGGATGGCAATTATCCGAAACACCGGTTATTTTTTTGCCGTTTGTTCCAGATAGTCCAACCGCGAGCTTGTTTTTTGTATTTGTAATCATTGCTTTTTTGTTAGGCAGGAACTGGCCGCTATTTGAAGCTTTGGCGATTGTGACATTGGTTAAGTATGGAATTTGGGCAGTAGTGATGAATATTTTAGTAGGGATTGTAAATAACGGCCTTGATTTTGTAGCTTATATGCTAATTTCATCACATTTGGCAATGGCGGTCCAAGGTGTACTATATGCGCCTTTCTATCGAATCAAGCCATGGCATATAGTCGTGACAGCTATCTGGGTTATACATAATGAAATGATTGATTATGTTTTTCACATGATGCCTCGATATCATATGTTGGATTTATATACGGATAAAATTGGTTATTTTACGTTTTGGTTGAGCATTTTTTCACTTGCCCTAACCTATTTCCTCTGTTTAAGAAAAGATCGATATACTCTTAACATAAACAATTAATTCTTGTACCTTTACTGGTCTAAACTTGTCCGTCCTCTCATACATATTACTAGTAGTTTGAGGGGGACAAGAATGAAAACAAAGGGGTTCATTTTATTTTTGGCTTTTTTCCTTATGCCAATAGTTTCAGTTAGAGCAGAACCAACCTCGACAATCAATAATTTTGATCATATATCAGATGAGGCCCTGCAAATGGTGAAGTTGCATCGTTACGATGATGCAGAAAAATTATTGAATTATTTTTCTGAACAATATTTAGTTAAGCTTGAAAATGAGCCAAGCTATAGTAAAGACGAAATAAGAATCATTTCAGTAGCTCATTATGACGCGCTGGAAGCAATCAAAAATGAGAATATGCCTCATGATGAAAAAATGAATATCGTAACAAAATTCAGGCTTGTCATGGATGCGATATCTTCTGGGAATCAGCCCTTGTGGACTGAAATGGAAGAACCGATCATGACTGTATTTCAAAATGCAAAAAAAGCTGCATATAACGGTAATAATGAAAATTTTCATTCAAATTTCAATTCGTTTTTATCCCTATATAATATGATTTATCCGAGTTTGAAAATCGATATTCCAGCGGAACAAATTGTGAGCCTTGATGCAAAGGTCAGCTATATAGACCAGTACCGCCCAAAGGTTCTCAAGGAAGCAGCGAATCAAGAGGAGTTAGAGGCAATTGGTAGTGATTTGCAATCAATTTTCGATGGAATGACAGAGGATGAAGCAGACCCAAG
The DNA window shown above is from Bacillus sp. T3 and carries:
- a CDS encoding menaquinol-cytochrome c reductase cytochrome b/c subunit is translated as MHHGKGMKFVGDSRVSAERKPNVPKDYSEYPGKTEAFWPNFLLKEWMVGAVFLVGYLCLTIAHPSPLERIADPTDTGYIPLPDWYFLFLYQLLKYSYASGPYTIIGAMVIPGLAFGGLLLAPFIDRGPQRRPSKRPLATGFMLLALASIFYLTWESVATHDWDAAKAQGQIVAEAEFDKESDGYKVYQDQGCINCHGDNLQGGAGAPALVDNGLAPDKIANIAKNGQNAMPPGMFKGTDEELKQLTEFISSVKSK
- a CDS encoding DUF1405 domain-containing protein — protein: MAFIYAVLANRKILWLLLIINIIGTIYGYIWYGWQLSETPVIFLPFVPDSPTASLFFVFVIIAFLLGRNWPLFEALAIVTLVKYGIWAVVMNILVGIVNNGLDFVAYMLISSHLAMAVQGVLYAPFYRIKPWHIVVTAIWVIHNEMIDYVFHMMPRYHMLDLYTDKIGYFTFWLSIFSLALTYFLCLRKDRYTLNINN
- the ypjB gene encoding sporulation protein YpjB, whose protein sequence is MKTKGFILFLAFFLMPIVSVRAEPTSTINNFDHISDEALQMVKLHRYDDAEKLLNYFSEQYLVKLENEPSYSKDEIRIISVAHYDALEAIKNENMPHDEKMNIVTKFRLVMDAISSGNQPLWTEMEEPIMTVFQNAKKAAYNGNNENFHSNFNSFLSLYNMIYPSLKIDIPAEQIVSLDAKVSYIDQYRPKVLKEAANQEELEAIGSDLQSIFDGMTEDEADPSLWWVIISTGSIIIVTLSYVGWRKYKGDQEQEKNRPTKLKE